From the Cucumis sativus cultivar 9930 chromosome 5, Cucumber_9930_V3, whole genome shotgun sequence genome, the window GGTTAATGTTCAAAAGATGGGGGAGAGTCCGATTTCAGTGAATCATACCTGGATAATCTGACCATTGTCGTCCATTTGAAGGGATGAAAAAGAATCAGCCTCAGCAATTGTAGCCCCATAAACACcacttctttttgttctagAATGACCTTTCCAGTCACCAAGAAAAGGGAGAAGCCTGTTTTCCTCATCCTGCGACCATACGATTGTTAGTTCAACACAAAAAAGACCgaaaaatgttgaaacaaaGAGTGAAATTAAGTCCATCACTTTACTCAAACCAATGCTACAACTTACCGACACAGAATTTGAATTGAGAGGACGATGAAAAAGTTTCCCATCAGTCCTTTCCTCGAGAAAAACAAGCAGCATTTCTATAATTCCTTGTGGGTCCATTATATGAAAAGCTCTTGCCCTCAGATCTCTGTCTGGAATATACAGGCAATTCTCGCATACAATGGAAGGTCGGCGAGAAGGAAGCTTGAGGTTTCTGCATGTTTAAGGGGGTGGTAAAGTAACTACGAATTAGGATTTTGTATAAGTTTGAacagttgaaaaaaaaaagaaaaaagaactaatatgcattcaagaaaaagaaactgcAAAGAAGGATTTTGCAAGTTgaaaaagttggaaaaaaaaaactactataTATTGAGCAAGAAAAAAATGGCCGAACGAAAGTACAAACTTAAGAAGTGTGTTCTAGAGAAATATCAACATCAGTTCATTGGCGACATGATTGAAACCAATAAAGGATTTAAGTCAAATGAAGTCGATGATTATGAACGCTCAAGGAAAAGGACTTCATATAAAATGTAATCATTCAGGATTATTAAGAacgtttataaataatttatgttgATTGAGCCAGGACAGGAAGGAAGAACAAGCATGGGTAACCTGACGATCACGAAATATTGATGGCAATGGGAATATAACTCCATGAGAAAATATTGAGTTATATAATAATCTTAGAGCAGTATATTTTCTTTACACACCTTTATTTAGTTCATTTCTGGAACTACAATGAGCATGATATGTTCGAGAGCAGATAGGATCACGAATACACAGAAAGTATCACATCTAATCCATTTATACACGAATGCAGATAGGATCATGAATGAACTCTTACTTGGGAAATTCTTCACCGGTATCATCCTCACCCAGCACCCCTTCCCTCAGCACAGTATCCAACATTCCAGCAGTCTGGTACCTTAGAGAAAATGCTTTTTCATTGGGGAAAAAGCCAATCTGCAAGCTAATTGTAGCGGATATTCAGgacaaaatgtattttttgtgTATAAGCATACATACATTGGAATTGGGAGGAAAACTCACCTGCTGATATTTGTCCACAGTGAACATGTtggtttctttaattttatactcTGCCCACTCCGGCTCGTCGTCGTTACGAGGAAGCGAAACACTTGATTTCTGTTTTATATATAACCTATAAAGTACAATAGAatcaagaaaacaacaaaattagcCGGTGGATTTGTTATGGTAAGTCAGTGACATTGTAAATAAGAGTTGCATTAAGGGCTCACATAAATTGAAActgaaaaaagatgaaaaccCATAAATCAAAGTGATTTGCATTTACGTTTGAATGAGACTGATAAGTTCGTCCTCTCCATAAGAGCTCACAGCTAGCTTCGTACTTATTTCATGCAGCAAATTCCCTCGAACGTCATATTGCTAGACAAGTAAATCAATTCTCAATCTTAAGTAAAGAATCAAAACCCCAGATCCCCATTTCTCTAAAAGCTTATAAATCAATAGAACAACCACTCAATTtccaataaaatttgattaatcgCATACACAACAGCAACTGCCGAAGGAATTAAGCACAAagtagagaaagagaaaattaagaCTGACAAAGAAAGAACCGTTCCACTTTCCGGAGTTGATTTCGAAGAAGCGATAAAGATTATCGATGCTCATTGAGCCTTCGTTAGGTTCCCGAGCATCTCCAACGGCGGTGGATGACTTTGAGGTGGAGGCTTGAATTTTGCAGCTCCGAAGTGAAAGAGTAGAAGTTGAATGGGGAAGAAAGGGGTGGATAGGTCGGAGCTTAGTGATTGTAGAAGGAAGAGAAATTGAATGGCAAATGGACGCCATTGAAGCTGAAGCTGAAGCAGAAGTAGAGATTTCTCTGTTTCAGACGAAAGGTTGAAGAAAAGATACTATTGGATTTAATACCTTATCcctattttctaaattgctccaatttaatttaattttcagtgcaaagttctttttattttataaaataaattcatttttaatgcattttaatttctagtacagatgcaatttctttttcttaattaaaaaaatttggtaatGGAAGATCAACAAATTTTGTCTAACTTTTGTATATTAGTTTAAGTGTTATTCATAATTATTCATTACtaattacttttgaaattgtgTTTAGTTCAAGGGttaattcctttttcttccgtTTGCTTGCTTCCATGAAAAAATTTGacatatttctttcttatgttttttctCTAGTATTCCATTTACAGGATGAATGAATGATGAATGAACCGAAGGCGGTCAATTGGAGATAAGAGAGGTTCAGTCAatgtcaatttgaaaaaaagcaaacaataacatttaaaaaaaatcagactTAATGACCAATTATCGATTCATGATCAGATTTAATTAGACATTCACAAATTGACTCTGAATTACTAATGTTCACCCCTACTCACAAAGCACGGTAAGTATAGAAACATGCTTTTTAAATACTTGTGTGAATATAGATGTTCTTAGATGTTCTGCATAATTTATATAAAGCGATttcaaaaaaaccaaactttcACAccttgaattaaattaaagcaattccaaaaaaccaaaccaaacttTTACGCCTTGAACCCATGTGCTCTTGAGGTGTTTCGAAGAAATGCATTAAACATATCTGATCTCTAGTACTTAATTATCTTGTTTTCTTTGCTCGTCTTTCCACTGTGTGCATGCTTCATTTAGAAAAGCAACGCAAGTGCATTATTGAAGGTAAAATCTTGATAGAATGTTTGTGTATTCgaatttcatttgttatttCAAAGGTGACTAAATCTTTAGGAGATTAAATCTTTTCTCTAGGCTCCCTGTCTCCTAATATTTACTAGAAAACAGTAGAAGGTATCTTCAAGTCTGAATAATTCCCACCACAAAGTAATCCACCGAAACCAAACGTAAATTGAGAACTAATACAACCACAAATcacttttgcttttgcttttgcttttcgAGACAGAGAACACATACAACCATAAAACTtcgaaaaagaaagttaattattttattttagctaCCAAAAAACCTTCACAAGAAAAGATAACTTACAACGTACTCTCTCAACTCCATTCATCTCAAGGTAGATCGAGCTTTGCCAATTTGGTGAATAGATGTatattagatatataatacagttaaataaatattgaagataatataatttatttatcataCATAAATGTGTAACAATCATACCTACTAATGGATTCAATTAGtctaatttccattttttcctaTATTACTATTGGAAGAGACAACTTTGTAATTTGTGTTAAGAAGGAAGAGTAATCCATTGCAGCATAATCAAAACTAGTGAAGTTCGAAGAGAGTATTCTAAAACTAGAGGGAAAAACTTCCATAACAGATCAAAACAATgagaattcaattttttcccCTCAAAATCAATCTATATATACCATACAAGTCCTGGAATCTTCCTATTGAGAACTGGAAGTttgtcaaaacaaaaattcacaCAAACATGCTTATAACAGTGAACCATCAGGATGAAAAACTACAAGAATATAATGATAAAAGTTCATGAAGGGGTCGAGAGTTTTAGCTTTCACCTGCAGGGCCTACTAGGACTCCTTGGGCTGCACCTTCTTTCCGCCCACTGTCTTCCTCCTTAGCCTCGCCATCAGGCTTTCTAATCCTGATCTTGTATTTGGCCTCCAAGTCAGAtatctccttcttcttcttctccaatgCCTCATTGAGTCTCGAAATAACCTCCTCGAGTCCCTCTTTGTTGCGTTGGACAGCCGGCAGGACCTCTTTGATGGTTCTTTCAACCAGCACTCCACCGATCATTCTGTAGCATCTTCTTGATGGGTCAAGTGGCTCAATTGCGGAAATAACCAGAGAGTGTTCACTGGCTTCCATTTCGAGTTCTGTGATTTTTGAGTATATCTGATTCAATTCTGACCTTAAAGCGCCATACATGTTTGCAACCATTTGCTCGTTCACTGGTTCCTTGCGTTCACTCTCACTTGAGCTTGCCATTTTGATCTATCAAGTGGTAGAAACTAAGttaaacaatttataaaactaGAATAAGAAttactttttactttcatCCCCATAAAATATCCAATAATTCTCTCAACCCTTCAAATTCTACCGAGAGTTGCTCATGGAGAATAAGAAATGGCTTTCTAATGGAGGATGGGATCACAGAAGGTGAGGTGGGTAGATGAGAgagttttttggttttacatGAGTATAATTCCGCCCTTAATTTTAGACTGGAATGAAAACTCTACAAGGGCATTTTTATTTCAGATCGaaacttttcactttttatattatacataCTGAAACCATCTTGacaaaagaaacacaaaatcaTTAATATTACAAGTATAAATAAGCTCATGGTATAGACGAGGGATCCACAATAATATTACGTATCCATTAGTATATCAAGGAAGCTGTCTTACATCAAAAGGGCAACCTCATGATCTTCGTCCGTCTATGCTAAAGGTGGCCTTCCCAACTTTCTGGGTCTCTTTTGCTGCTTAATTTTTACCGTAACATTAATCCCATTATCAATAACAGACTGAAGCACAATTTGAAGCTTCCCTTCTATCCTCTCACCTTTTCTTGGCGTGTATATCAGATTGTGGATATCATCGCCCAATGCTCTCTGGGCCAAAACAGCCCCTACAGCAGCACAGGCAGAGGAATCCTTCCTTGAAGTCAGGTCAAATTTCATGTCTTTAGAAATTGAATGTGCCACAGCAACAACCTTACTAGTCACTCGGTGAATAATGCAGGCTCGAACTGAGGCCTTTGATATGAATATATCAAGACAAAATGGCTCATGGTAAGGACTGGTAAGTTGATTAAATGTGGGTGTCCTAAGCTTCTTCTCAACATCATCATTCTCCCTTTCAACTATTACATATTTGTTCTTCAGATGTTCAGGAAGCTTTACTTGGCCACTTGCCAAACACTTATCAAGTTTATCATTTactttgcttcttcttttcaccatatcttccttttcctttagAGACTTTTTCTTCCGATGAAAATCAAGGCTACATTCTTCAAACTCTTTGGATGCTTGGTCAAGTTTGTAGAAGAGATTTCCACGTATTCTCATGTTGTCAATATCATCAAAATCTGAATCACAATAATCAACTGGGTCATGAGCCTCATCCTCTAAGGAGTATCTATTTTCAAAGCCAGACCAGCCCTTTTCTCTCGCTTCCCATGCTCTTGCTAAACCACATGAAACTGCCCAAGTATCATCATCTACAAGTTCAACATCATAAGCAACTGAACAAGGTTTATCATCAGGGAACAATGGAGTTAGCTGAGGCCTGCATGAACCATTTGCAATACTATTTGAATGAGCTACTCTTTCATTCTCGCTTCCAATGCTTCCCCCAGGAAATGCTTTTGAGCAAAAGCTGCAGGCCCTCAAAACAAATTGAGGGCTAGTAAAAGCAAACCCTCTCCTCAAGAACATGAAGCCACTTTACAACTTTGAACAAGAACAACCACAGATCCCAACCACCTACTCACATGAACATTATATGcctaaagaaacaaaaacaaaacaacctATAGTGAATGAATTAACTCATCGAACCAAAGCATCAAACAAATGGGCAGCATTATTGATACTGTAAACTAGCACAATTAACTTcttgtttttgaatttgatgtaCGAGGGAAACTCATAAATGTCTTAGTTCCTCTAGTAGCATCTAAATTTGCAATCTGGGTGGATTGTcttaatcaaactttgaccTCAACTTTCTCCTCCCATTTCATCGATAGTGGTCGGAGACTCAGAACTCAAAACCCAGAGCCAAAAGTCAACCAAGCATAAGAAATAGCCACATCTAATGCCCAGTAAGGATATCCCTCAAATCAACATTGCAATCCACACATACTTCCTTCCTCCCTGTTTACAATGGAAGATATATCTGGCAGTCCACCTCGAGAATAGATAGGATGAAGATcatgaagttaaattttgaataagaCAACCTCCTTGATAACTCACATATAGATATAGGTACCCTTCAGAGTTTAATTTCAAACGAGGCAGAACCAAACAGCTAAAACATAGTCTTAAATCACCGCTGTCTTATCCCCCAACTACTAGAAGTTAACCAACAACTCCCCGAAACAATAACGTAATTTCATTGAATCAAGACAAAAGCAACATTAAGCACAGAAAGGTAAGTGAAGCAGTTTAGAAACGCAACACAGTTTCAAGCAATAAACCATGGATTAAGTAACTGAGTTCTAGATCAATATATTGGCATAAAGTCTAAAACGATCGCAACAAGAAGCACCTGAGATTTTGATTTCAGAGAAAGAACATAACgaaaatctatatatacataaattgcCCTTGGATTGAGAGGATGAAGATGCATATAACTTAAGTACCTACCTAATAATGAGAGTTGACaaagagggagaaaaagaagagctTTGAAATAGACCGACGGTGGCGACGGGGAGATTGTGAAGGAGAGTGAGGGTCGGCGGCAAACGGCGTAGGTCTGGAAAATGGAGTTGCTCAGTCCAATTAGCGCTGAAGACGAACCgatgaaaaagagaagatcGTAGGCTGTTGAAATCTGATTTTAGggtttgattctttttctcttttacttaaattacaacttttttttttcatatgttatataaaataaataggttAAAGTTGAAAAGAGCTCGAGTCTTGAATCCGTTTTCATCCacatttaaactatttttaaaaaaaattaaaatattttaatgtttaaattattttatgaaaaataaggGGAAGATATTTTGATTTAGGATTTCTTAACTTAACCAACTCAtaataaatatctttaaattcttaaaacattttaaagtttatttaatttttccctAAAAAATGAACTAAGTATATGTATAATTTCTTGTAGATCAATGGCCCATAGTCCCATTCACTTATGAAAATGCTTCAATTTGGCCATCCAAAGTTAATTCCAAGAGACAACAAACAGCAGTTTTGGCATTTTGGGGTTTTGTccactttattatttaagatttaatatttcaatgaATTAGTCAATGAAGAACATAGAGTAACAAACGTTCAACCTCTTATTAAACTAATAAACATATGAATACTTCATATTACAAAGTTTTTTTACTACAACAGGGAGTGGCAGATTCGAATCATTACCCTTGTTGGAG encodes:
- the LOC101202842 gene encoding uncharacterized protein LOC101202842, which encodes MASICHSISLPSTITKLRPIHPFLPHSTSTLSLRSCKIQASTSKSSTAVGDAREPNEGSMSIDNLYRFFEINSGKWNGSFFQYDVRGNLLHEISTKLAVSSYGEDELISLIQTLYIKQKSSVSLPRNDDEPEWAEYKIKETNMFTVDKYQQIGFFPNEKAFSLRYQTAGMLDTVLREGVLGEDDTGEEFPKNLKLPSRRPSIVCENCLYIPDRDLRARAFHIMDPQGIIEMLLVFLEERTDGKLFHRPLNSNSVSDEENRLLPFLGDWKGHSRTKRSGVYGATIAEADSFSSLQMDDNGQIIQDITTTSMNEDVTTNVHWTGTKLDNLVTFDGGYQITLLPGGMYMGCPCDVAKSVADNKSFHLEFCWLEAPGKRQRLVRTYDVEGLAVSSTYFSEIKL
- the LOC101203077 gene encoding probable prefoldin subunit 2 translates to MASSSESERKEPVNEQMVANMYGALRSELNQIYSKITELEMEASEHSLVISAIEPLDPSRRCYRMIGGVLVERTIKEVLPAVQRNKEGLEEVISRLNEALEKKKKEISDLEAKYKIRIRKPDGEAKEEDSGRKEGAAQGVLVGPAGES
- the LOC101213193 gene encoding uncharacterized protein LOC101213193, encoding MFLRRGFAFTSPQFVLRACSFCSKAFPGGSIGSENERVAHSNSIANGSCRPQLTPLFPDDKPCSVAYDVELVDDDTWAVSCGLARAWEAREKGWSGFENRYSLEDEAHDPVDYCDSDFDDIDNMRIRGNLFYKLDQASKEFEECSLDFHRKKKSLKEKEDMVKRRSKVNDKLDKCLASGQVKLPEHLKNKYVIVERENDDVEKKLRTPTFNQLTSPYHEPFCLDIFISKASVRACIIHRVTSKVVAVAHSISKDMKFDLTSRKDSSACAAVGAVLAQRALGDDIHNLIYTPRKGERIEGKLQIVLQSVIDNGINVTVKIKQQKRPRKLGRPPLA